In the genome of Streptomyces sp. NBC_00190, one region contains:
- a CDS encoding DUF4158 domain-containing protein yields MRAHEEAQHAARARAEHTEKTLAAARGRWERFVPEDSWLTDDSARELAAPWSDPEITAARSELFLAALHLHQAFLRCTARTMYANLMAGMDAVAGAVPKTVPEAHASGQVRSDNHLLALMVQLKCFNRMGYFPRLDDVPEAVVAHIRRDLGLGEDVAAVYDSDRTRGHHRMLIRRRSEVVSDIQQDRRRRHHREVRRAQGLRPRHRRRPSRLTSCASVRQPVQLVRQGFGDGTDAAV; encoded by the coding sequence GTGCGCGCTCACGAGGAGGCCCAGCACGCGGCGCGGGCCCGTGCCGAGCACACGGAGAAGACACTGGCGGCGGCGCGGGGCCGCTGGGAACGGTTCGTGCCCGAGGACTCCTGGCTGACCGACGACTCGGCGCGCGAGCTCGCCGCCCCCTGGTCCGACCCGGAGATCACCGCGGCCCGCAGCGAGCTCTTCCTCGCCGCCCTCCACCTCCACCAGGCCTTCCTTCGCTGCACGGCCCGCACCATGTACGCCAACCTGATGGCCGGAATGGACGCGGTCGCCGGCGCGGTGCCGAAGACCGTGCCGGAGGCGCATGCGAGTGGGCAGGTGCGGTCGGACAACCACCTGCTGGCACTGATGGTGCAGCTGAAGTGCTTCAACCGGATGGGTTATTTCCCCCGGCTGGATGACGTCCCGGAGGCAGTGGTGGCCCACATCCGCCGAGATCTCGGGCTGGGCGAGGACGTCGCCGCGGTGTACGACTCGGACCGGACCCGGGGCCATCATCGGATGCTGATCCGCCGGCGTAGCGAGGTCGTGTCGGACATTCAGCAAGACCGCCGTCGTCGTCATCACCGCGAAGTCCGCCGGGCGCAAGGTCTTCGGCCTCGCCACCGCAGACGTCCGTCTCGCTTGACCTCTTGCGCGTCAGTCCGGCAGCCAGTGCAGCTCGTGCGCCAGGGTTTTGGCGACGGCACGGATGCGGCGGTGTAG
- a CDS encoding LysR family transcriptional regulator → MAPDTVSLRYFLVLAQELNFTRAAARIGIAQPALSARMRRLEAELGTALLVRNTRSVVLTTAGAALAESAPPALAALDRAWDTARSAAAGELGTLRIGYSLSAGAETAPALVDRLIRGNSGLEVGAVPMATPEISPAVADGRIDAGITRGEQPGRGVRRFLLRRERIGVQLAQQHPLAEHPEIEIADAAAYPLRLPDRSANPVIHDQLSALFRDTRPHPRFHTPAVSFDMSQRDLRDGVTLAPAGEAAVTASPAGLTWRPLRGAPSLTIHLVLPREQSPLHRRIRAVAKTLAHELHWLPD, encoded by the coding sequence GTGGCGCCGGATACGGTGAGCCTGCGGTACTTCCTGGTGCTGGCGCAGGAGTTGAACTTCACCCGCGCGGCCGCACGGATCGGTATCGCACAGCCCGCACTCAGCGCCCGGATGCGCCGATTGGAGGCGGAACTCGGTACGGCCCTGCTGGTCCGCAACACGCGTAGCGTCGTATTGACCACGGCCGGTGCGGCTTTGGCGGAGTCCGCGCCGCCCGCGCTGGCGGCGCTGGACCGGGCATGGGACACCGCCCGGAGCGCGGCGGCCGGTGAACTGGGCACGTTGCGCATCGGATACAGCCTCAGCGCCGGGGCCGAGACGGCACCGGCCCTGGTGGACAGGCTGATTCGCGGCAACAGCGGACTCGAGGTCGGCGCGGTCCCGATGGCGACACCGGAGATCTCCCCCGCGGTCGCCGACGGCCGCATCGATGCCGGGATCACCCGCGGTGAACAGCCGGGCCGTGGCGTGCGCCGGTTCCTGCTGCGGCGTGAGCGCATCGGGGTCCAGCTGGCGCAGCAGCATCCGCTGGCCGAACACCCGGAGATCGAGATCGCCGACGCGGCTGCGTATCCGCTGCGGCTCCCGGACCGTTCGGCCAACCCCGTGATCCACGATCAGCTGTCCGCGCTGTTCCGAGACACCCGACCACACCCCCGATTCCACACGCCCGCAGTCTCTTTCGACATGTCTCAGCGCGACCTGCGCGACGGGGTCACCCTCGCCCCGGCCGGAGAAGCCGCGGTCACGGCATCACCGGCCGGTCTCACCTGGCGACCGCTGCGGGGCGCGCCCAGCCTGACGATCCACCTGGTCCTCCCACGCGAGCAGTCGCCACTACACCGCCGCATCCGTGCCGTCGCCAAAACCCTGGCGCACGAGCTGCACTGGCTGCCGGACTGA
- a CDS encoding EthD family reductase, producing the protein MHKLVVLYSKPADPDHFRDYYVTNHLPLVMNWPGLLAWRYSFDVAATKGEAPYFAVFEGDFADAAAMAAARASPQGQRVAADVANYATGGAVIIHYPVQDGTG; encoded by the coding sequence ATGCATAAGTTGGTGGTCCTGTATTCCAAGCCCGCCGACCCTGACCACTTCCGCGACTACTACGTGACCAACCACCTTCCACTGGTCATGAATTGGCCCGGCCTGCTTGCGTGGCGCTACAGCTTCGACGTGGCGGCGACCAAGGGAGAAGCGCCGTATTTCGCGGTCTTCGAAGGCGACTTCGCTGACGCCGCCGCCATGGCCGCGGCGCGGGCGTCGCCGCAAGGCCAGCGGGTGGCCGCCGATGTCGCCAACTACGCCACCGGCGGTGCGGTCATCATCCACTATCCGGTGCAGGACGGCACCGGCTGA
- a CDS encoding PhzF family phenazine biosynthesis protein, whose protein sequence is MSWPDVTVVDACVRRDGRGGSPTSVTDDDPAATDADRRAVAAAAGTSHAAFLGPGRTPDGGWPVRFFTATAELSGCGHGTVAAQAVRLTRTALGELNDRQHTGGRTFDTVAIRRPAGIEVWFDQGLVALRHPAPDERAAIVAALGLTADDPHPTDAPRIAAPGAPRMLVPVHDRSALLRVHPHLGRLTAACQRYGLLGCFVYVPPVGDRPGAARMFAPAIGVDEDVANANSTGCLAAHLLDTTGAQTVAIEVEQGDTLGRPASVLASARRGPAGITTRIGGLAVVRDGH, encoded by the coding sequence ATGTCCTGGCCGGATGTCACGGTGGTTGATGCGTGCGTGCGGCGCGACGGCCGGGGCGGTAGCCCCACGTCCGTCACCGACGACGACCCGGCGGCGACGGACGCGGACCGGCGTGCGGTCGCTGCTGCGGCCGGCACCTCGCACGCGGCGTTCCTCGGCCCGGGGCGGACGCCGGACGGTGGCTGGCCGGTCCGGTTCTTCACCGCCACCGCCGAACTGTCCGGCTGCGGCCACGGCACCGTTGCCGCGCAGGCCGTCCGGTTGACCCGCACCGCGCTGGGCGAGCTGAACGACCGCCAACACACCGGCGGGCGCACGTTCGACACCGTCGCGATCCGCCGCCCCGCCGGCATCGAGGTGTGGTTCGACCAGGGCCTCGTCGCGCTGCGTCACCCGGCACCGGACGAGCGCGCCGCGATCGTCGCCGCGCTCGGGCTCACGGCGGACGACCCGCATCCGACCGACGCGCCACGGATCGCCGCGCCCGGCGCACCACGCATGCTGGTACCGGTCCACGACCGGTCGGCGCTGCTCCGAGTCCACCCACACCTCGGCAGGCTGACAGCGGCGTGCCAGCGGTACGGGCTCCTCGGCTGTTTCGTGTACGTACCGCCGGTGGGCGACCGACCGGGTGCGGCGCGGATGTTCGCGCCGGCGATCGGTGTCGACGAGGACGTCGCCAACGCCAACAGCACCGGCTGCCTGGCCGCCCACCTGCTCGACACGACAGGGGCGCAGACGGTCGCGATCGAGGTGGAGCAGGGCGACACCCTCGGTCGACCGGCCAGCGTGCTCGCTTCGGCCCGACGTGGGCCGGCGGGCATCACGACCCGGATCGGCGGGTTAGCGGTGGTCCGCGACGGACACTGA
- a CDS encoding vWA domain-containing protein encodes MTAAAAPGRLRRRTLAALALAACLCVLATLTSCTGEVDEPLTLRVLASSELADMQPLFEDLRRDTGIKLTMEYQGTVEATDSLVAGHYRHDLAWLSSSRPFQLLMKAAGRQTDGPLSTSTMRSPVVVGLKPEVAQRLRRSAPDGQLSWADLADAAAAGTLKYAMADPRSSNSGLAALVGVATAAAGTGGALRPEDVSCDRLRGFFGGHTVTEDSSGRLTDAYVRSEDGLDALITYESELLALNQAGTLRVPLEIVYPKDGIVLSDYPLMLLDPAKRAAYDRLTAWLRSEPVQRKIMERTLRRPVDPGLTRVPSLRTPLGNALYFPDSQAVVDRLLADYAEARVGRPVRVIFLLDFSTSMRGERIANLRATMAGLSGADGSSSGKFTRFHQGETLTVMRFGGRVLDERSVTYTGPADLDRLSAMVADDDFDASTAVWSALDHGYRTAAEAVAKDSGQHVSIVLMTDGENNAGMSLDAFLARYADLPPAARAVRTYTVRYGEADPRELDRAARATGGHMADATGQSLLSAFKEIRGCHE; translated from the coding sequence GTGACGGCCGCCGCCGCTCCCGGCCGACTCCGCCGCAGGACGCTGGCCGCGCTCGCCCTGGCGGCCTGCCTGTGCGTACTGGCCACGCTCACCTCCTGCACCGGGGAAGTGGACGAACCGCTGACCCTGCGGGTGCTCGCCAGCTCCGAACTCGCTGACATGCAGCCCCTGTTCGAGGACCTGCGACGCGATACGGGCATCAAGCTGACCATGGAGTACCAGGGCACGGTCGAAGCCACCGACTCCCTGGTCGCCGGCCACTACCGGCACGACCTCGCCTGGCTGTCCTCCTCCCGCCCCTTCCAGCTCCTGATGAAGGCGGCGGGACGCCAGACGGACGGCCCGCTGTCGACGAGCACCATGCGCTCCCCCGTCGTCGTCGGCCTGAAGCCAGAGGTGGCGCAGCGGCTGCGGCGGTCGGCTCCCGACGGGCAGCTGTCGTGGGCCGACCTGGCGGACGCCGCGGCGGCCGGCACCCTGAAGTACGCCATGGCCGACCCCCGCAGTTCGAACAGCGGGCTCGCCGCGCTGGTCGGCGTCGCCACCGCCGCCGCGGGAACCGGCGGCGCGCTGCGCCCCGAGGACGTCTCCTGCGACCGGCTGCGCGGGTTCTTCGGCGGGCACACGGTGACCGAGGACTCCTCCGGCCGACTCACCGACGCGTACGTACGCAGCGAGGACGGCCTCGACGCGCTGATCACCTACGAGTCCGAGCTGCTCGCCCTCAACCAGGCGGGCACCCTGCGCGTTCCCCTGGAGATCGTCTACCCGAAGGACGGCATCGTGCTGTCCGACTATCCGCTGATGCTGCTGGATCCGGCCAAACGGGCCGCGTACGACCGGCTGACGGCCTGGCTCCGGAGCGAACCGGTACAGCGGAAGATCATGGAGCGTACGCTGCGCCGCCCGGTCGACCCCGGCCTCACCCGCGTGCCCAGCCTGCGTACCCCGCTCGGCAACGCCCTGTACTTCCCGGACAGTCAGGCGGTCGTCGACCGGCTGCTGGCCGACTACGCCGAGGCGCGCGTCGGCCGCCCGGTGCGGGTGATCTTCCTGCTCGACTTCTCCACGTCCATGCGCGGCGAGCGGATCGCGAACCTGCGCGCCACGATGGCCGGGCTCAGCGGCGCGGACGGCTCCAGTTCCGGCAAGTTCACCCGCTTCCACCAGGGCGAGACCCTCACGGTGATGCGCTTCGGCGGCCGAGTCCTGGACGAGCGGAGCGTGACGTACACGGGGCCCGCCGACCTGGACCGGCTGAGCGCGATGGTCGCCGACGACGACTTCGACGCGAGCACCGCCGTCTGGTCGGCCCTCGACCACGGCTACCGGACGGCGGCCGAGGCGGTGGCGAAGGACTCCGGGCAGCACGTCTCCATCGTGCTCATGACGGACGGGGAGAACAACGCCGGGATGAGCCTCGACGCGTTCCTCGCCCGGTACGCGGACCTGCCGCCGGCCGCCCGCGCCGTCCGCACGTACACCGTCCGGTACGGCGAGGCCGACCCGCGCGAACTCGACCGGGCTGCCAGGGCCACCGGCGGGCACATGGCCGATGCCACCGGGCAGTCCCTTCTCAGCGCCTTCAAGGAGATCCGTGGGTGTCACGAGTGA
- a CDS encoding Vgb family protein, which translates to MHRVLKLLRGRHASVLAAALGVAVLVAAPGMPGAAAAPAGHAAPPVGMVNEYLMPLPRLGSTHELVIGPDGNLWVSQQLENRVLRVSTTGRVMGITDFPDNSGPHGIDKDWRGHVWVTEEFTNALVELDTTGKRIARYPLPSPGAGPHGLRIGCDGHTVWWTGKENGTVGSFDPRTDEWTVHRLAPDSEPIYLARGPRCAMFFTELTANRIGRIDTNGHLREYDIPTPDSRPIAVVAGRRGTVWFTEEAGAAYAELDPDSGRITEHRTDVEGAKLAALDFDCFGNLWVQYNEPGLIDRVRPDFTTTRYTLPTTVPVGHRITSGPDGSMWFTELAADTVGSITTGCPPPHQRPEPTA; encoded by the coding sequence GTGCATCGTGTACTGAAGTTGCTGAGAGGGCGGCATGCGTCCGTCCTGGCCGCGGCTCTGGGCGTGGCTGTACTGGTGGCGGCCCCCGGCATGCCCGGAGCGGCGGCCGCGCCCGCGGGTCACGCCGCACCTCCGGTGGGCATGGTGAACGAGTACCTGATGCCCCTCCCCCGGCTGGGCAGCACGCACGAGTTGGTCATCGGGCCGGACGGCAACCTCTGGGTCTCCCAACAACTCGAGAACCGCGTCCTGCGCGTATCGACGACCGGCCGCGTGATGGGAATCACCGACTTCCCCGACAACAGCGGACCCCACGGCATCGACAAGGACTGGCGCGGCCATGTCTGGGTCACCGAGGAGTTCACCAACGCCCTGGTGGAACTGGACACCACCGGCAAGCGCATCGCCCGCTACCCGCTTCCGTCGCCCGGCGCCGGGCCGCACGGCCTGCGCATCGGATGCGACGGGCACACCGTGTGGTGGACGGGGAAGGAAAACGGAACCGTCGGAAGCTTCGACCCCCGCACCGACGAGTGGACCGTGCACCGCCTCGCCCCCGACAGTGAGCCCATCTACCTGGCGCGAGGGCCTCGCTGCGCCATGTTCTTCACCGAGCTGACGGCCAACCGCATCGGCCGTATCGACACGAACGGCCACCTGCGCGAATACGACATCCCCACCCCCGACAGCCGACCCATCGCCGTCGTTGCCGGCCGGCGCGGCACTGTCTGGTTCACCGAGGAGGCCGGGGCTGCCTACGCCGAACTCGACCCCGATTCAGGCCGCATCACCGAGCACCGCACCGATGTAGAGGGTGCCAAGCTGGCTGCGCTCGACTTCGACTGCTTCGGGAACCTGTGGGTCCAGTACAACGAGCCCGGACTGATCGACCGCGTCCGCCCGGACTTCACCACCACCCGCTACACACTGCCCACCACTGTCCCGGTCGGCCACCGCATCACCTCCGGCCCGGACGGCTCCATGTGGTTCACCGAACTGGCCGCCGATACCGTCGGCTCCATCACCACCGGCTGCCCACCCCCACACCAGCGTCCTGAGCCGACAGCGTGA
- a CDS encoding SpoIIE family protein phosphatase has translation MGVTEPSRDDPDRAGAATSGPGGLLDVLSMAAVLLDADGRIDLWSPQAEDLFGYTAEEALGEFAGTLLVHEEHLPTVLDMFAQVMEGGRSWVGAFPVRHKDGSTRMVEFRNMRLLDSQQDYYALGLAADQATVRQVERDLALSARLVAQSPVGLGVLDTDLRYVSVNPAEERLNGVSAAEHIGRHVHEVLPAVDASFEAAMREVLATGIPIVDQYTVGRTPADPDHDHAWSISFYRLEAPNGTVLGVATSSVDVTERHRAVEEQRHTALTLQRSLLPHTPPRRPGLEVATRYRPAQATMEIGGDWFDVIPLSGDKTALVVGDVMGSGVAAAATMGQLRTATRTLADLDLDPAQLLHHLDHVTEGLDTLATCVYAVYDPHTAQCHLSLAGHLPPVLLHSDGTRELLDLPTGAPLGGCGVAFHTVSLAVEVGDQLVLYTDGLVETRDEPIDTRLEVLLDALDEPSRSLDETCDLLLDTMRHPGDHDDVALLIARATPTAGQAG, from the coding sequence ATGGGTGTAACCGAGCCCTCGCGGGACGATCCCGACAGGGCGGGGGCCGCTACGTCCGGGCCGGGCGGTCTGCTCGATGTGCTGAGCATGGCCGCCGTACTCCTCGATGCCGACGGCAGGATCGATCTGTGGAGCCCGCAGGCGGAGGACCTGTTCGGTTACACCGCCGAGGAGGCACTCGGCGAGTTCGCGGGCACCTTGCTGGTCCATGAAGAGCACCTGCCGACCGTGCTGGACATGTTCGCTCAGGTCATGGAAGGAGGGCGCAGCTGGGTCGGAGCCTTCCCCGTTCGGCACAAGGACGGCAGCACGCGCATGGTCGAGTTCCGCAACATGCGGCTGCTGGACTCCCAGCAGGACTACTACGCCCTGGGCCTGGCCGCGGACCAGGCGACGGTGCGGCAGGTCGAACGAGACCTGGCACTCTCCGCCCGGCTGGTAGCCCAGTCGCCGGTCGGACTGGGCGTGCTGGACACCGACCTTCGGTACGTCTCGGTCAACCCTGCGGAGGAGCGCCTCAACGGGGTGTCGGCCGCCGAGCACATTGGCCGGCACGTGCATGAGGTGCTGCCGGCCGTCGACGCGTCCTTCGAAGCTGCGATGCGCGAGGTACTGGCCACCGGCATTCCCATCGTGGACCAGTACACCGTCGGCCGTACTCCGGCCGACCCGGATCACGATCACGCCTGGTCGATTTCGTTCTACCGCCTCGAAGCCCCCAACGGGACCGTACTGGGCGTGGCCACCTCCAGCGTGGACGTCACCGAGCGGCACCGAGCCGTCGAAGAACAACGCCACACCGCCCTCACCCTCCAGCGCAGCCTGCTGCCCCACACACCACCCCGTCGGCCGGGCCTGGAAGTCGCGACCCGCTACCGCCCCGCCCAGGCCACCATGGAGATCGGCGGCGACTGGTTCGACGTCATCCCCCTGAGCGGCGACAAGACCGCACTCGTCGTCGGCGACGTCATGGGCAGCGGTGTCGCGGCCGCAGCCACCATGGGCCAGCTGCGCACCGCCACCCGGACGCTGGCCGATCTCGATCTCGACCCCGCCCAGCTCCTGCACCACCTCGATCACGTCACCGAGGGTCTCGACACGCTCGCGACCTGCGTCTATGCCGTCTACGACCCGCACACGGCGCAGTGCCACCTCTCCCTCGCCGGGCACCTGCCTCCCGTCCTCCTCCACTCGGACGGCACGCGCGAGCTCCTCGACCTGCCGACCGGCGCGCCGCTGGGCGGCTGTGGTGTGGCCTTCCACACCGTCAGCCTTGCCGTCGAGGTAGGAGACCAGCTCGTCCTCTACACCGACGGCCTGGTCGAGACCCGCGATGAGCCGATCGACACACGTCTCGAAGTCCTCCTCGACGCCCTCGATGAGCCCAGCCGCTCGCTGGACGAGACCTGCGACCTGCTTCTGGACACCATGCGGCACCCGGGAGATCACGACGACGTAGCCCTGCTCATCGCCCGGGCGACGCCGACGGCCGGGCAGGCCGGTTGA
- a CDS encoding SLATT domain-containing protein, producing the protein MQPDSGPGVGPSPREAADLLLDKIRQGNGYARGKKKRFGRSASITKLATLALSAGSTVILGLQNLNAWTGLALACVALVTLLGAVEPFFNWRSRWVLMEEAQYRFRRLADELEYLVASTAADELTFDQLGEIFGRYQAIWDDLGRTWLAHRREPASSTNS; encoded by the coding sequence GTGCAGCCGGACAGTGGACCAGGTGTCGGTCCCAGCCCAAGGGAGGCAGCCGACCTCCTGCTCGACAAGATCCGTCAGGGCAACGGCTACGCCCGCGGCAAGAAGAAGCGGTTCGGTCGAAGCGCCTCCATCACCAAGCTGGCGACGCTCGCACTGTCCGCCGGGTCCACCGTCATCCTGGGACTCCAGAATCTCAACGCGTGGACTGGTCTGGCCTTGGCGTGTGTAGCGCTGGTGACGCTGCTGGGAGCCGTCGAACCGTTCTTCAACTGGCGCTCCCGCTGGGTCCTGATGGAGGAAGCGCAGTACCGGTTCCGGCGGCTTGCCGATGAACTCGAATACCTCGTGGCATCGACGGCCGCCGACGAGCTCACGTTCGATCAGCTGGGCGAAATATTCGGCCGGTATCAGGCGATCTGGGATGACCTGGGCCGCACCTGGCTGGCGCACCGTCGGGAACCCGCGTCGTCAACCAATTCCTAG
- a CDS encoding RICIN domain-containing protein — MARPDRSVVCLRMKSDGRSEKVRSVGAVLAALCLAALALVGSQPAAVAAGSTFAEVDAGKYTMHVDPDANFKDYGDIVRDLEGSGAVTNVTPLDVAQSRQHAGRSLCHTTGLNGTYKYNGFCWDERDDKTSAWDPAGGWHPQGLTGSHDAHPGGTVNGHHLVLASWYYGNGGGDAEEHRNKFGRISIVDSTGSNWDYGHVMLVQPTRAGGGNYVPVTKIHTDGMVWYGNRLFVANGGELQVYDFRHLWKMGDAASDDTGIVNGVSSARHHQWALPMVGRYIIPPVGKSLWSCPGERACLSSLSLDRSGSTDHLVSGEYLAGPSRVDPNGGSPYTTNVIRWPLDSSTELLQPDSAGTVKASAAYAAPRNITFLQGVATDGTYYYLSAACPPHYMGDDEWTSDNGDHACIYRAEPNGVPEVMSRAPSVTQNLSYAPSSGRLWGLNEAAGDRSVFSLVPNAADKSVYLSNGYSALCAGVGNKHDNGDPVIQWGCTNARDERWVFVDTTDANGKAAFFLQNEHSGKCMGTASKLDNGAKIVQYTCNGAVDEKWWYDENTHVLRNVYSGKCLGLGSAATKGSQLIQWTCNGSKDETWPKTPR, encoded by the coding sequence GTGGCGCGGCCGGACCGGTCAGTAGTGTGTCTTCGCATGAAATCAGACGGACGTTCAGAAAAGGTGCGTTCCGTGGGGGCAGTGCTGGCCGCCTTATGCCTGGCGGCACTCGCCCTCGTGGGATCTCAGCCTGCTGCGGTGGCCGCAGGATCCACCTTCGCGGAGGTCGACGCCGGCAAGTACACGATGCACGTGGACCCGGACGCCAATTTCAAGGACTACGGCGACATCGTCCGGGATCTGGAGGGTTCCGGAGCGGTCACGAACGTGACGCCGTTGGACGTTGCGCAATCCCGGCAGCACGCAGGACGCTCCCTGTGCCACACCACCGGACTCAACGGGACCTACAAGTACAACGGGTTCTGCTGGGACGAACGGGATGACAAGACGAGCGCTTGGGATCCGGCGGGCGGCTGGCACCCCCAAGGGCTGACGGGCTCGCATGACGCCCATCCGGGCGGGACCGTGAACGGTCACCACCTCGTCCTCGCTTCCTGGTACTACGGAAACGGTGGCGGCGACGCCGAGGAACACCGCAACAAGTTCGGCCGGATCTCCATCGTCGATTCGACCGGGAGCAACTGGGACTACGGGCACGTCATGCTCGTACAGCCGACCCGTGCGGGCGGTGGGAACTATGTGCCGGTGACGAAGATCCACACGGACGGCATGGTCTGGTACGGAAACAGGCTGTTCGTGGCCAATGGTGGAGAGCTGCAGGTCTACGACTTCCGGCACCTGTGGAAGATGGGCGACGCCGCCAGCGACGACACCGGCATCGTGAACGGCGTTTCTTCCGCCCGCCACCACCAGTGGGCCCTTCCCATGGTGGGCCGCTACATCATCCCGCCCGTCGGGAAGAGCCTGTGGAGTTGTCCCGGTGAGCGGGCATGCCTCAGTTCCCTGAGCCTGGACCGGAGTGGCTCGACGGACCACCTGGTTTCGGGTGAATACCTCGCCGGACCGAGCAGGGTCGATCCGAACGGGGGGAGTCCGTACACCACGAACGTGATCCGTTGGCCCCTCGACAGTTCCACCGAGTTGCTCCAGCCGGACAGCGCCGGCACGGTCAAGGCGTCGGCCGCGTACGCCGCACCGCGCAACATCACTTTCCTGCAAGGGGTTGCCACGGACGGCACGTACTACTACCTGTCCGCCGCGTGTCCACCCCATTACATGGGCGACGACGAATGGACCTCGGACAACGGCGATCACGCGTGTATCTACCGCGCGGAGCCCAACGGTGTTCCGGAGGTGATGTCCCGGGCGCCTTCGGTCACGCAGAACCTGAGCTATGCGCCGTCATCCGGCCGCTTGTGGGGTCTCAACGAGGCGGCCGGCGACCGGTCCGTGTTCTCGCTGGTCCCGAACGCCGCCGACAAGAGCGTGTATCTGAGCAACGGCTACAGCGCCCTGTGCGCGGGAGTCGGGAACAAGCATGACAACGGCGACCCCGTCATCCAGTGGGGGTGTACCAACGCCCGCGACGAACGCTGGGTGTTCGTCGACACGACCGATGCGAACGGGAAGGCTGCGTTCTTCCTGCAGAACGAACACTCGGGCAAGTGCATGGGGACGGCATCCAAGCTGGACAACGGAGCCAAAATCGTCCAGTACACCTGCAACGGTGCTGTCGACGAGAAATGGTGGTACGACGAGAACACCCACGTTCTGCGGAACGTGTATTCCGGAAAATGCCTCGGCTTGGGCTCCGCCGCCACGAAGGGCTCACAACTGATCCAGTGGACCTGCAACGGTTCGAAGGACGAGACCTGGCCCAAGACGCCCCGCTGA
- a CDS encoding M20 metallopeptidase family protein yields MVTAAGGDTPPREAFEGLLAEAHAALPGIVELRRRIHSFPEMGRHLPRTQQAVLEALGGLGLDLATGSRLSSVTATLDGARPGPAVLLRADMDALPLDEETGLDFASRVPGSMHACGHDTHTAMLVGAARLLAARRSRLAGRVVFMFQPAEESGGGAQHMIDEGVLGNADGSGVAAAFALHITTRFESGTLHLRPGPTFAASDGLHVTVRGRGGHASAPHRALDPVPVACEIVQALQSMVTRTVDVFDPAVVTVASIHAGTTVNVIPETAEIRGTFRTLSPAARQLVRDGITRVAHHVAAAHGAHVDVTLTEGYPPVVNDGACTAALHDTAATLLGPDRVHHLSEPVMGAEDFSYVLQRVPGAMAFLGACLPGTPPEQAPDCHSNRVVFDEDALATGAALYAAAALQAGSLPRGATHGRPGT; encoded by the coding sequence GTGGTGACGGCGGCAGGCGGCGACACCCCGCCCAGGGAAGCTTTCGAGGGGCTGCTCGCCGAGGCGCACGCCGCTCTGCCCGGCATCGTGGAACTGCGCCGCAGGATCCACAGCTTCCCCGAGATGGGCAGGCACCTGCCGCGCACGCAGCAAGCCGTCCTGGAGGCGCTGGGCGGGCTGGGACTGGACCTGGCCACCGGGTCCCGTCTGAGTTCCGTCACCGCCACCCTCGACGGCGCCCGGCCCGGTCCGGCGGTCCTGCTGCGTGCCGACATGGACGCGTTGCCGCTGGATGAAGAGACCGGTCTGGATTTCGCCTCCCGGGTGCCGGGCTCCATGCACGCCTGCGGACACGACACCCACACCGCCATGCTCGTCGGAGCCGCCCGGCTGCTCGCGGCCCGCCGCTCACGGCTGGCCGGCCGCGTCGTCTTCATGTTCCAGCCCGCGGAGGAGTCCGGCGGCGGCGCCCAGCACATGATCGACGAGGGAGTGCTGGGGAACGCCGATGGCAGCGGCGTGGCGGCCGCGTTCGCCCTGCACATCACCACGCGCTTCGAAAGCGGCACCTTGCACCTGCGGCCGGGGCCCACGTTCGCTGCCTCCGACGGGCTGCACGTGACCGTACGCGGCCGCGGCGGACACGCCTCGGCGCCGCACCGGGCCCTGGACCCCGTCCCCGTCGCCTGCGAGATCGTCCAGGCCCTGCAGTCCATGGTCACGAGGACCGTCGACGTCTTCGATCCGGCCGTGGTCACCGTCGCCTCGATCCACGCCGGCACGACGGTCAACGTCATCCCCGAGACCGCCGAGATCCGAGGCACCTTCCGTACTCTCTCGCCCGCCGCCCGGCAACTGGTACGCGACGGCATCACCCGCGTCGCCCACCACGTTGCGGCTGCTCACGGAGCGCACGTCGACGTCACGCTGACGGAGGGCTACCCGCCCGTGGTCAACGACGGCGCCTGCACGGCGGCCCTCCACGACACCGCGGCCACCCTCCTCGGGCCCGACCGGGTACACCACCTGTCCGAACCGGTCATGGGCGCGGAGGACTTCTCCTACGTCCTGCAGCGGGTACCGGGCGCGATGGCCTTCCTCGGGGCGTGCCTGCCCGGCACGCCGCCCGAGCAAGCCCCTGACTGCCACTCCAACCGTGTCGTCTTCGACGAGGACGCCTTGGCGACCGGAGCCGCCCTCTACGCGGCCGCGGCCCTCCAAGCCGGGTCCTTGCCCAGAGGGGCGACGCACGGGCGCCCGGGAACATGA